The Chelonia mydas isolate rCheMyd1 chromosome 1, rCheMyd1.pri.v2, whole genome shotgun sequence nucleotide sequence GGAAGAGAAGAGTAAACTGCTTCTCATGATGGGTGACCCAGAGATGGAGCAAGATGACTTGCAAGCCCAGCTTCAGCAACTCCAGGATAGAAGGTATCCATACTCACCTCACACAAGGCATGAGCTGGTTAAATACGGCCAATTGACcttataggctgcacctggaggagaacCAGGGACAAAATCTAATTGAAGATGAAGCCCacctgggcaggagcaggctggggcttaTATAAAGCCTGGAAGTTGAGAGCAGGAGGGAGCTATAGGGAGGTGCTCTGCAGTCActccagagagagaaagggaattgGCAAGAGGGAAGGAGATCTATGGGGAGAGTAAGCCCTGGACTACAGAGTGGCAAGAAGCCGAGAGGGGTGGGGTAGCCACTGCAAATAGAAGAAGCTTGTGTTGGTAAATCTTGAGGTGGGGCAGAAGACAAAGAAGTGAGGTAGGAAGGTGCCCAGGGAAATAGCAACAAGGTCTGAGATTGAGCAGATGGTGGTTGCTAGGCAtcgggtccctgggctggaacctggagacAGTGGAGAGCCAGGGTTCCCTACCAGCCAGTGGACCTGGACTTGGACCAGAGACTGTCTGACATGGGATATGGACAGCTTGTCCCGTGGGATGCTGACACCTGGAAGAGGAGGACTAAATAGTGATCTGGCTGGAAGGCCGAGTCACGGAGAGTGAGCACCCTAAAtcccagcagggggaaggggcacagTACAAGGAACCAATGGAAGGGAGTGCCAGACCAAGCAAGAGCTGATCTCTAGACCCAGGCACAAGGAGGCATCCCAGCAGTGATCGAACCCCATTACAAAGCCCAACACGAAGACACAGGAACAAAAAAACATTGAGGGAACCACTAACTCAATCAATCAGAGAAAAGCACAAATAAATGCAATAGGATAATTCATCACATGAACAGTCTAATTCTATGAGACTGGCTCTTAGTTTAGTGGAGTTTAAGATAAATCTTCTCTTTGAAGACACTAAATTGTGCTTTTATACTCTTATACTATCTtcaattttaagatttttttgggAAAGATACTTTGTTTATTGGGAAAACAGAAGAACAGATTCTTAAAAAGGAAATTTCACATTTGGAAACTATGCCCCCTATCCAGCAAAggccttaagcacatgcttagctttaaggatgtgagtagtcccattgacttcgatAGGATTATTCACATgattaatgttaagcatgtgcttaagtctttgctGAATAGTAACCTAAATATTATGGCTTCCAGAAATGAGCAGTGCAGTCCTGGTGAAATGAAATGATAGAATTTTTACTTACATTTTTActtccaaacacattttaaaatcatatggACTATGAAATTCCAAAGCTCCATTAATTAAACTGCGTGAAATGATAAAGCTACTTCATACTGAAGTATCCAAATTGTTTTCCTGAAACTATAGGCACTGTATACATTTGAAGCCGAGAAAGTACTTACTGATTGCAGAGTCATAGGAGGTTGAGTTGTGTTCATCTCGGataaaaggaaatggagaaaggTAGGCATGTGTGCAATTCTTAGACGGCGATTGGTtggctagggggaaaaaaaggctaaACATTAATGTCAAGTATTTATATGATCATGAGTTGTATTTGTGCTGAGTAGAACACTTTTAAACACATTCTCTAAAGTGGCAGACTGAATTCTATGGGTCCAGCCTCCAagttcttattcaggcaaaagcCCCATTAACCTCACTGAGGGTTTTGCCCGAGTAAGGGATATCAGCACTGTCAGCTCCATGCCATCTGGGGATTCCTGGACCTAAGGAGAATGCCCAGTTAGGGCAGCTGTAAGGGTAATTTGCACTGCCAAAGCAGTAAAAGCAATCATTTTGGTGGCCAGAatctggtgtgtgtttgtgtgagagagagagagcgagagagagagagatgagagatAGTCCTTATTTATGAGATAATAgcatatatatagatatagatattgcACCagataaagaagaaaaagaatttcAGCCTTTGCATTAACATGGTAAAGGTAGTGTAAAAATATAAACTACACTTACTGTACCAGAATTTCCAAATATTGTTAGTGTCCTCTTCAACAACTCCAAGAAACCAGCACCTCCAGAAGAAACCTTCATGGTGGAAAGtgaccacctcctcctgcacaaaacaaacacaatCTTTGTCGCCTGCATGCATGAGCACAGTCAAGGTGTTTTTCAGGTACCTAACAGAATCAAATCCCATCAAATATAGGTTTTTAGTTGAAAATGCATCTTACCTGAATGCAgattatttaaagaaaacctgTACAATTATAGCTCCTTTGTCAAAAGCTCAGCTCGCATCTCGTGGTTCTGAGCACAGTGGGCCTGAACAAAGCCaaattaagtaaataaaaatccACTAACtgcagtaggctttggatcaggcccataaacaCCAGAGTCGGACTTAGTGTCCATACAGTATGTTCTTTCTACGTGAAGAAGAGATTAACACATCTGTGAAACTAATACCAGCTAttattctgaagaaaaaatataCATACTAACCATGGTATTGTTTGGACCTTCTGAACATCTTCCAACTTCTGTAGCAAGAAGCCAGTAATCTGTCCCAAAGGCCACCAAAAAGAGCAAAACTCCCAGCGCCCCGAAGAAGCCTCCAAAAAATATCCCCACACTCAGTTTCATCATTGATTTGTTTCCAAATgaatctgaatatttttttaagtattttaaaaatcaaccctCTCAAAGTAAAAAATTAGGCAAGTGGACAATAGGTGCTGGTTGGAGAATGCACCCTGTGTTTGAAGAAATTTCTCTTTCCTTGCCTTTCGATTTTTCCCTGTGCCTTGTGGGTTGATTTGTGTTCCCTGACTTGTGTTCCACAAGGCTGACTTCAGCCTGACAAATGGAAAGGCCCTTCTATTTTAGGACATTGATGGAAGAGCTTTACTCTGTTTCTCTATCAAGGCGTGGCCAGTCAAAAATAGCTGACCTTCCCCTAACTATTCAGAGAGACAGGGAGTGACTTGAAATATTATTGCAGTTGGTGCACCAGCAACAGTGAAAGGGAAATGAAGTTGCAGCGCCCTCATTATTCCACCTGGGCTGGATTACAGCACATAGTTACAACAAGCACTTACAACATGTAAATTTGGCAGTGAACATTTCTCCTGCCATTAGCAGGAAAGcgaacacacacaaaatcccaaCTTGAATGAAAACTTTTGTTGTAAATTCAGTTTGCTTTAAAAGAGAATATTTTGCAATTAGCTTCAGTTAATTATGCTAGATTAAGTCTTCAAGTGCTTTATTTACTTATTCAGATTTATATacaatacacctctaccccaatgtAGCGCGACCCAatataacacgaatttggatataatgcggtaaagcagtgctccgggggagcagggctgtgcgctccggtggatcaaagcaagttcgatataacgcggtttcatataacgcggtaagattttttggctcccgaggacagtgttatatcggggtagaggtgtagatAATAGCACCTATCCAAGGCACTCAGCCACCCCCTACACATATTAAACTGCAATACTGTAGAAAGAAAGCAGTCTCCAAAACCAGAAAGAGAATCAAATCCCTGCAGCCACAGGTCCCAGTCCCTGCTGCATAAATGTTAGCCGTTCTAAAAAGAAGGAGCTTTGCCACACGCTCTGAAGGCCAATGGAACATGACAATGGAATGAATTCCTAAGTTCCCAAGTCCCCCACAGAGAAAGCCCTACCAGCACCCTTCTCTTTTGATGGCAAGTGAGCATTCCCAAGAATATATGATACAACATGAGTACAGGGAACATTCCCAAGAATGGGTGCTGATATGGCACAATGTACCAAACCCtccagtccttactcaggcaaaactccattgatttcccatcctgggaagcagtgaagtcaaaggagctatggcaatttaccCTAGCAGAGGATCAGTCCCAGAGAACCCTATTATTTTGGATAAGCTAGCTACCCCGCCACAGGAACACTGCTGTCAGCAATCTTTCTGGATCTTACACAGGCGTGTTTGGGGAAAGAAAGTGAAAGAGGCTCCCTGTGCCAACCAACATCAAACCCATAGCAGAAAACCCCACAGCTGAGTGGTAAAGGTTTTTCAACGTCTGGATAAGATTACACAATTAGTATATCTAACCAATGCCACATTTGCAGGTTGTTAGAAGACATATTTACTGCAAACCTGATATATATTTATTAAGTTAGAATAGCGCAAAATGTAAGTGTGATATTCTTTTACGGCGATGGCCCTTTTACACTGAACAACTTAGACACATGAAAGTAAATGAATTTTTCAATCACAGATTCTTTGtcagtatttccttttttttagaGTTACTgatactatttattttgtcacACTACAAAGAGGCATTAGCAGTGAATGTGGTTCAATTATAAAAGAAAGTAAAGCAACTTTTATTAAGGGATTAGTCCTGGATTAGAATGGTGTGTTCTACTAACAGAACCATGGAAAGTGTCATGAAACAATTATTTGAAATCAAAGTTATCCTATTACCTTGGGAACTATTAACTTACAAATCATTTATGCCCAAAGCTCAACAAATCTTGATCTTgcaatcactgaagtcaatgggggtgaGGGCGTTGCCATTGTCTACGGTGGATCTAAAGTCATGCAAGTTCCTACCATAAGTGAAACTTTCCAACATTGTCTTACACatattatattatttgtattctttttttttcagaatgatcACGTGTTATAATACAATCTATTATAATGTAAAGTTTTATTTAATAACTGGACACAAAAGGTCCAAGTGAGCGGATGTGGAATTCATTTTGATTTGCTGTACATCATAGATTGCCTTAAAGAATATTATTTCCCAATTTTATGGAACATAAATTTATTtccaattttattaatttatccCATCAACCATATCAGTTGGACAACACTGGTGCCTGTATTGAGAAGGTGAACAAGCCTGAATTTGGTCTTCTTTACAATATTATTCTAAgtgaaaataataatattaatacttaCAGGGGGTCCCTGGTATACTTCGGGGTTGCATTCTTGAAAAGGGCGATGGATATCAAAGCGACCTttcagcgcctcctgcatgcaggGGAACAGCTGTGtctcagcatgcaggaggtgcttggagggagggggagaagctgggcCACCGGCAGACAGGAGGCGCTGTGGGTGGGGgatgctggctgctggtgggtgctaagcacccacagaaaagcCATGCAGAAGATGAAGCGACGGATAAGTGGATCAGGACCAACATTAATCGGAACACATTCCCGTATTGCTGAGTGACGGATATGTGAAATGACGGATAAGGGGGAGACATATACGAGGGACCCCTGATCTATAGTTGCTTTCTTCCATACATCTCAAATCATTTTATGAAGATAGATAAGCATAATTATTCCTATTTTTACAACTGAGGAAAGTGCAATTACTTATCCAAAGTTACAAAGTAAGTTAATGccagagcaaggaatagaactcaggtttcCAGACCCCAAGTTTTGTACCATAACCATTGGACTACAGATTGTGAAAGTAATAAAACACTTAGTTTAATTCTTGTTATATAAGCCTGTGCAAGAGACACTTGTAGTCAAGGCTGGCTCTggaccaaatggtgccccaggctAGAAGCGTCTTCAGTGCCTCCCCTACCCCTCCATTTCTTAAATTtttaataccttattttttattgcatttgtagcccatgtcacaactttgatgcacaatttgcatgcatgatttatccctgtcatataagaagATAAATTTGgacgctaggatctgtaaatctgtatttattaatgccatatatatgcaaataaaaaattagTTTCCTCTAAGCTGacagaaactttttttaattttaagaataactaaAATAttctaacatcaagaaattgaactgtgcaccaacattgggtggaacagtatttaaaaatgttacagtaggtgacagccttagaatgttaaccctattCCTTTCGTTCCAAAGGTCGCTTTTCTTACCTTTTCCCTCACAAACTCAAGCACAGCATTAGAGAGATcaaaagactggccaatggcattttcaagcaataaaaCAGCAAGCAATGTCAATCTCTCATCAGCCATCGTCGAtcgaagatatgttttaatgagcctgtgCTTCAAAAAGCTACGCTCACCACTTGCGTTTGTGGCTGGCAGCATGGGCAGAATCTTCAAAGCGATCCACATATTAGAAAatgtgtccttcagctctgcatcatgaaagAATTGGAGAACTTGAagtggagagtgcttcctgtGTGGCAAAATGTGACGGATGTTGTCCAATTCTATATAGAGATCTTTGTCATTGACATCCAACCATTCCCCGTGTGTCAGCATCCAATGAAGGTCcatacaattgttcaagagtgttttcctgtccaCTGGCAGCTTACTGATGTCATACCAAACCCCCCAGAtctttttgtggtgcttcatttgtctgaACCTTTCTTTGATGGACCCTTGAGCAGTGTCAACAGCGAGCAAAAaaactccctcttgaatttttcttccgagcttcccatcacctcatcttTGTTCTcataaccaaactgtctcttcttccaaTGAATacaagtttccttgaagacaggctcaactcctaagttcTCCACCCTTCCtttgcagcagtgatggcatcttcaaatccattgtctctgtaggccacaacgaaatcaaggcagcttctcatcaaagaaGTAGCAGTCGCGATGTCCATTGACTGAGTCTgtaatcctagaatcatagaatatcagggttggaagggacctcaggaggtcatctagtccaaccccctgctcaaagcagaaccaatccccaatttttgccccagatccctaaatggccccctcaaggattgaacttacaaccctgggtttagcaggccaatggtcaaaccactgagctatccctccccccatgccttGCTTATAATGATTACTTGGAACGGGATATTGTGCCAAACCACAAAtcacaactgagaccagaaatttgaagtcagagatctggtttgccaggcttttcGCCTCGTGTCAGATTCTGGCCTCAGCTTTACTTGACTGTGCTAGTTCCATCAGGGTGTCATAGACCTCAGTCATttggtacctcactggccttatGCTGTCAATACGGCTCTCCCAGAGAGTGTCACTTAGCAGCTTcatggtcagatttgtaacaCTGTCCATGAGGATCTTCTACCTGATagctgatgctgaaaacaggatgtatATCCTTTGTAGTATTCCAGAGAGAGATAACTGAATCTACAGAAGATGAagctgcatctgacacaaccaggtaAGGGAATGGCAACCAGAAGGCATGAAGAAAGAATCAGCACAAGGATCCTTGCCTGGgtgccactgtttcttcccttcgtGTTCACACCATTGTCATAGCCTTGGTAAATCTGCTAATTCTttagtaataggacttccatcatttatgcttcactcctcaatttcttctgcactgagaTGATCACTCCTGCCTAAAGCACGGTCTATGTTGTtctgtttgaaatattttcccatcagatttgccccttgctgcaaactataTTGCAATTGAGCTTTTCACTTCCTATACGGAGCTCCTGAAGGTTTCTTcaggggcatcttttattttctgtggggggaaacAGACAGTATGAGGAagagcaaaagtctatgttccacagtcttagaaagtcattaCACATTacgtgttaagcatggcaaaagaagtaacagtatttcttttatattgtgtaGAAAGGGGTTTGATAGATAGctctggcatctcattaaatatgtcctttattagttgcTACTTATCTTCaattcttaaaacacaagtacactttcacaattacacaataaaacaaggttcacaatattgcagctgggctctcacttcacttcagttcATCCTTATATCACACTGACTGACTGGATACGCCACGCCACGCCATGCCCCTTATATACCTGCAAGGGCATGAATGACAATATTCTaagaggttcaaggaaaatgtagttctcaaaaAGTCTGTTAGGTTCTCCAAGGTTCCACAAAGGTccacaacattctaggaggttagtggaAAATTaatccacatatggaatactTGAAACATTTTACCTCAAACATtatgttttcccttttgttgctaaacAATAGAAACAACACCCTAAGCCCGGCGCCCTCCAAGCCCAGCACCCCGGGTGATCACCTGGGTTGCCTgtccctaaatccagccctgcttgTAGCAGACAGGAGGAGAGATAcctatggctctgatcctgcaagcacttccACATGTGAGTAACTTCACTCATATGACTAGTTCGGTTGAACTCAATTGACAGCTAcgtcatttgtttatttttaaaatactgtacatgcCGTGTTTTGGTTCTTAATTTAGAATGTTCATTCTGAGAGGCCCTAATTTAATTATTCTCTTCGTTATTTATGGCATGTTCTCTGGCCTTCATATCTTCCAAATACTCTAACATCTTCGGTATTATGTCTTTCTAAATTGGGAATGAATCAGAAGCCATATTAAGACTTGTTATGTCCTAATGAAAATTCATGTTGTCCACCACTTGAATACTTGCATTAAACCCTGAAGGTTCATCACTAGGAAGTAAAATCAATCAAGGTAAAGAAAAGAGTGTcttatcaaaataaaacaatcattCTTTTGAATCTTACTGTAAGGTCAGTCACTGATTCATAATATCTAATGCCCATAAATGTCTGTAGTAAgactaggattttaaaaacaaaagttaactgggccaaattcatccatgcTATAAAAAATTCCACTGAGTTTAATGAGTTTATTCTAGGGATCAATTTCTCTCATTACGCCTAATTTTTGTTAACTGATGTTGTTACTTTTTAGTGTGGCAGACTATAGTAAAGGACCTAATACAAAGGATTAATTCAGATATATCATTTAAGAAAACTGACAAGATTTTTAAGATTCAGTCTGTTTTGAATAAGCCTACAACTGACTCCTAACTCTGCATGTTTCTATCTATTTATGTGTTTATATGGCTCTGCAGCAAGTGCAGCATCTGAACACCTCCCAAGAATTCAGAAGTGAAATAACAATAACAgtctgtctctttttttctttcccagtcAGTAGGAGAAATGGCTTGATTAGTTtattggggagggtggggggtatttgtttgcttgtttatgtTTGTGTGTGATTGAGTcaatgttttgtgtgtatgtttagaTTTGGCAAGCAGCTCCTTATCTGTGCTGGCAGATATATCCATGAtctaaaaacagcattttatacTGGCTTGGGTCTCAACGTATACCAAGCAACTAGTATGGCAGTTGCTGAGAAAATTGCTCCTGCAGCTGAATCCTCCGAGGATCTCATAGCCCATTAACTGCTAAAGAAAGACATGTTAAATAGCTTTAGAAGTTCTCGCTTACTCATACAGAAACTAGTCCACAGTAACCATCCCCAGTTGGATTATATGGTATCCATTACACCATATTCAGAAtactgggcatgcacactgtGT carries:
- the TMEM182 gene encoding transmembrane protein 182 isoform X1, with the protein product MKHHKKIWGVWYDISKLPVDRKTLLNNCMDLHWMLTHGEWLDVNDKDLYIELDNIRHILPHRKHSPLQVLQFFHDAELKDTFSNMWIALKILPMLPATNASGERSFLKHRLIKTYLRSTMADERLTLLAVLLLENAIGQSFDLSNAVLEFVREKEEVVTFHHEGFFWRCWFLGVVEEDTNNIWKFWYTNQSPSKNCTHAYLSPFPFIRDEHNSTSYDSAIIYRGIWTVLMLLGVITVLVASFFIICAAPFASYILYKAGGGIFIAAGILFSLVVVMYVIWVQAMADLENYMNMKKIDCPDFVAYVHYGWSFILAPIGIFFALIAGMLFLLVGRTIHLHSDLSHI